The DNA window AATATTTCCAAGAAGCCAAAGCGCAAACATGGAGGACGGAGTTTGAAAACCACGCGTTTAAAGACGACGAGAAGGTGGAGGCTTTCAACATTCGACTTGCGGTGATTGTCAATGAGCTCGAAGTGTTGGGTGATCTAGTGTCCGAGCATAAGGCAGTGCTCAAATTCCTTCGTAGTGTGACGTGTGCATACAAAAATATAGCGATGGCGATTGAGTAACTTGTTGATCTGAAAACGTTGTCCATCGAGGAACTCATAGGTTGGCTCCTAGTCGTAGAGGAGCACAGAAAACTCGATGAAGTTAGATCTTCTAGTGAGCGACTACTACTCACAAAAGAGGAATGGCGATCTTGTCAACGACAACGTGAGCAAGGCAAAGGCTCATTCAATAGAGTCAACAAGAAAGGTGAAAACGATGACCGAAAAAAGGGAAGTTGTAAGTACTGTGGCATTCCTGGTCATTGGTCCAAGGAGTATCGCAAGGCGAAATGAAACCAAGAGTAGCAATAGCAAGCGAATCTCGTAGAAGCAAATTCCAAGGAAGATGAAGGTTCGGTGCTACTGATGGCACAAATATGTACCACAACATTAGCCGCCGACGACGTACaaaagatatttataaattaagaaaaggTTGTACCCATGGATACAACTAACGGCGTGTGGTACCTGGACACTGAAGCTAGTAGTCACATGACGAGTGACAAAATGGTGTTCTCAACGCTTGACGAAACTGTAAAGAGTAAAGTACGGTTTGGAAACAATTCTGTGGTAAATATATACGAAAAGGGTATGATGATGATTGAATGTGACACTAGTAACCATCGGATTCTATTTGATCTGTTCTATATCTCAAGCCTAAAGAGTAATCTCCTCACACTTGGTCAACTTGACGAAAATAGTTGCAAGATTGTCATCGAAAATGGGGTACCTTGCATCTCTGATCACTCACGCAAAATACTCGCTCAGGTTCAGTGAACACGTAATCGACTTTACACGATGAAACTAAATCTCGTAGCACCGATATATCTATTGGCTCAAAATGATGATATCGCGTGGTTGTGGTATGCACGCTTTAGTCATATGTATTTCAGTGCTCTTCGAAATTTCTCGCTCAAGGGGTTAGTATGGGGTATTCCAAAAATTGAGCACATGGAGAAGTTATGTGATGGTTGTGTGCTCGAAAAAAAAACACTAGACTCCATTTCCACAAACCACTTCATATCGAGCACAGCGCTCGCTAGAGTTAGTTCACATCGATCTATGTGGTTCGATCACACCAGCAATTGGAGGTGGGAAACAGTATTTTTTTGCTTGTAATCGATGACTTTAGTCGATATATGTGGCTTGAGTGCTCAAAACGAAGGACGAAGCGTTGCGATACTTCAAGAAGATTAAAGTGATAGTAGAGGCAGAATGCGAGTGCAAATTGCTCGCATTCCGATCCGACCGAGGAGGCGAGTTCAATTCTTATGCATTTGAAGAATTTTGGGAGGAGAACGGTATTAAGAACAACACTGTGACTTCTTACTCACCACAACAAAATGACGTCGTAGAAAGTCGTAACCAGATAATAGTAGATATGGGGTGTTGTCTTATGAAGTCAATAAAAGTATCGGGTATGTTCTGGGGAGAGGCAGTAAAGACGATTGTATATCTCTTAAACTGCGCACCAACAAGGAGTGTTGAAGGCATGTACGAGGTGTGGAACAAGAGGAAGCCTAACGTACATCATTTGAGGACTTCCGGCTACGTAGTACATGTGAAGAATCTCGGTATGGGCATTCACAAGCTCACGGATCGCTCGACGTCGGGGGTACTAGTGGGCTAGAAAGAGGGAGAAAAATCCTATCGGGTGTATGATCCAACAAGGAAGCGGTTATATGTGACTAGAGACGTTGTTTTTGAGGAACATTGTGTCTAGAATTAGGAGATAGCTGATAACATGGAGATGGAAACAACACCAGCTATATTCACTATGGTCTATCCCACATAAACCATTGTTTTGACGCTTGAATCTAGTGCACGGGAACTAAAGTCACAAACACATGTGCCTAGTCTGAGGCAAAACCAATGAGCCACACCGTCAATACATGATGACGGTCGCAACACCGACTTAGAACATCGACGTTATCGACCGGTTGAAGACATCTACAATCCTACTGATGAGGTCGTTAGTGTCGAAGTAAGTGATTTTGGTTTTTGTGGTTGAGGAGCCTAAAAGTGTGGACAAGGCACTTTCCAATGTGTCTTGCAAGGATGCAATAGAGGAAGAGATGAAGTTGATTCTTGAGAACAAGACGTGGGAGCTTGTGTCACTTCCAACTAGTCATCTAGCCATCGGGCTTAAATGGGTGTTCAAAGTTAAAAAGGATCCCAATGGAAACATCGTGAAGCACAAGGTGAGACTCGTCGTAAAAGGATATGTGCAGCGCCAAAGGGTAGATTTCGAGGAAATTTTTGCTCTAGTAGCAAGAATGGAAACATTACGTTTATTACTCGCACTCACTACACAAACCAAGTGACAAGTACACCATATGAACGTAAAGTCAGCATTCTTGAATGGTGATCTCGTAGAGGAGGTCTATGTAGAACAACCACCTGGGTTCATCGATTCCAAGAACGAACGTAAAGTTCTTAAGCTGCGTAAGACATTATACGGGCTCCGACAAGCACCACAAGCATGGTACTCAAAATTGGACCTCTCCCTTACTTCACTTAGTTTCACAAGAAACCCGCTCAACATATCGTCTATAGAAAAGGCAATATTACTAACAATGTGGGCATTGTTAGTAGATACATGGAGACACCAAGTTCTAAACATTGGGCTTTGATCAAGTAGATACTTTGTTATGTATGAGGTATGTTGGGTTATGGGTGTTTTTGTAAGTCAGGAGGAGGTGAAGCTACATTAATAGGCTACAACGATAGTGATCTCGCTAGCAATGTTGATGACCGTAAAAGCACTTCTTGGATAGTTTTTTATCGGAAGTAGCATTTTGACTTGGACATTACATAAacataatattgttatttatctTCACGCGAGGCCGAGTACATCACAACGGTGAATGCACCATGTCAAGGTGTCTGGCTTAATCGTCTTATCGGCGAGCTAGTTGGGTGTAaagaattaaaattcaaattattggTTGATAACATGTCAACAATTGCTCTCTTCAAGAATTCAGTTCATCATGAGAGGAGTAAATACATTAACACGAAGTTTCATTACATCCGAGAGTGCATTGAAGCAAGCAAGATGGACATTGACCACGCTGACACTGATGATGATCTAGTTGATATCCTAACAAAGGTGTTTGGGAGAAACAAGTTCATTGAGATGCGTTTGAAGCTCTATTAGGATCGGGTACAacaatagagatgggggtctgactatgttgaacgcttacacacttcgtttgatattaactctgttagaagttaatattcgtttctattcttcgtaggtcgtcacaaactcttgaacaaagtTCAAGTGAGGAACtatttgtttagacttgaagtaGCAAGAGAAAGGGATTAAAAAGAAATgaacacaagattttatggatgtttggagtaAAAGcacctacgtcaccccttcttctcaaccttgagaaagatattcactagaagatttggtttgaatacgTCACTTGTACAAACCCAGTCGGACAATCGAACTCATAGCACACAAACACTTTGTTGAACAAAAAAATTTATGTCAACTTATAACACTAGATACTCACGTAGAATAAGCAGTATGTAATGCAACTTTAACACTCTAGCAAGCTTGTAAGCTTTTAGGAATTTGATAGCTTGAGAAAGTAGTGAGAAAACTGGTGTTTTTACTTGTACAGCGATTGTAGAAGCAGTTGACCGTGAAGAGCCACACCCACCATGAAGCAAAACTGTCCTCTATCTTCTAAAGTAGGCAGACTACAACAGGCATCTAATGGACATATTTGCTTCAGAGGACACCTGTCCTAATTTGATTGGATGAATTCCAAGATAGTACATCAGAAAATATCCTCCTTTGATATTGTCTGTACTAGATGATAGTAAGCCAAATTTTCATTAATGGGATTGTGATGTACGAGGAACGTACAACACAAAGGGTTTGACTTGTCTTGGTTCATACCAGTCTTTTATAGGTCTGATTTTGCTGCCGTGTCAGACTGCCCATAATGAATGCTTAATCGGGAGCTAAGATTGATCAAGTACAGGAAAGCGCTTATCCAAAATACCGAACTTGGAAAATACTGGAAGCACCTTGAGATAATACCGGAAGCGTTTATCCAGAAACCGATCTAGATAAACTACCGGACACTTCTGAAAAATACCGATTTGATATAAAAACCGGAAGCTCACAAACTATCAGACACGcctttatataaaactaaagtCAAATAATACCAGAAGCGCTTCTTTATAAATCGATCTCATATAATACTGGATGCGCCTTTTATAAAACCAAAGTTATAAAATACCAGACGCATTCCAATATAAAACCGAAGTCATAAAATACCGGACACGTCTTAACATAAAATTGATCTTGTAAAATACCGGACGCGCCTTTTATAAAACCcaagttttaaaatattgaattcatTCTAATATAAAACCGAAGTTATAAAATTCCGGACGCGTCTTAACATAAAACCGATCTTGTAAAATATCGGACGCACCTTTTATAAAACCGAAGTTATAAAATACCGGACGCGTTCCAATATAAAACCGAAGTTAGTATAATACCGATTTGGAGATAAAAACCGGAAGCGCCTTTTTCAGAAACCGAAGTTTGATCAAAtgccgaatttgatcaactaccggacAACTTTCCTTTTCGGCTTTCTTTAATTTGCATAGAGTTAATTTAACATAACTCAGTTTTTATTTATGCactaaaaattgattaaatactttaacttaatatttttttccttttagattatttaaactaaatattcaaaacctgaGAATCTAATCATCGTTGGCTAATgatcctaagttaattagctactttaatataacaatttctctctctttgattgtttagaataaattatcaaagtcaGTGATGTATATCTATCAAGCTCAATATCAAGCAAGTTGAAGCGATGTAACGAGAATAAGGAGGTGATTTGTTGAATAATCTCATTAAGCCTAATAAATTAGTCCCTAAATAATATCAACCctagaattttatattataaaatatgctAAAACATATTTTGGGAATATGTTAAGAACATTCAcctattttactttattttattagattagATTTTATTCCATTATTTATATccttttaaattcaatattgtAAGTATAAATAGGCTATGCCTAGAGCttgataaaatacaaaaaagttgttattttttttacaacaaCAAGTCCGTTCAAGAATACTGATGATTCAAATATCTTGGGCGCCGAAGAATCGAGAGGAGAAAGTTCAACCGTCAAAACGACTGATGAACGAACAATTACAGGATTACACCGCGTAAGGAAGCTTGTTGATGATCCACTCGACATTAACGGACATGACAACCCTGGATATCCGATTTTTACCACTACATCCTCAGGTGATAATTATATTAGTTGGAGTAGAAGCATTCGAATTTCTCTTACTGCAAAGtcaaaattagggtttgttGAAGGAACAATCCTATATCCTAATAACATCAATGATCAAACTAGGTGGACGAAAGCAAACTCTCTATTGAGATATTGGATTCTTAACTCACTCGGCAGAGAAATTAAAGAAGATTTTATCCATACTGAAACAACTTTAGAATTATGAGAAGGAATAAAGAAGAGATATTAAGTGAAAAACGAGCAGAATTCTTTTCAACTTCAAAAAGATATCAACACACTAAAAAAGGCAATTCTATTCTTGAGAAGTATTACTAAAAAATTAAACGGTACCGGTTTGAGTATCGATGCATAAATCAACTACCAAGATGTAAGTGCATAATTCGAATCAATACTTGATGCGTTAATTCTGATCAAGTGGAGGAGCATGACACAAAGAGGCGTCTAAGCCAATTCTTGACTAGGCTGAATAATACATACAATTATGATCGATGTCAGATACTAGTTTCGAAAGCAACTCTAGATATTGACAAAGTTTATTCATCACATTATACAGTCTAGAGGCAAAGAGAAATAAGTGAATTTAGACAGGAGGCAGAAGAGCATTATGCTATGTCCTATCAATCTTAAGAAATGAATTCTGGAAAGGGACATCAAACTTCAAAAGCAAATGATTTTCTAAACAATAAGTAAATTGtggaaattcttataaaaacgGTCTACAATGTACACATTGAAGAATATTAGGTCATCTAAAGGAAGAGTGTTTCAAAATTATTGGATATCCTGGTTGGTGGAAAGGAAACGAAGACCAAAAGGAGAAGAAATCAATCAATTCTGTAGCAGCTCCATTTGATCTAGAAGAATCATCATCAAGAAATGACAAGAATGACAATCAAGCCATGTTGGTGGATGTTATTCAGTCCTTCACATCCCTCATGAAGCAAATACAAAAGGGAAACAACGATGAAGGTTTTACTACAAGCAAACACAGTGCAGCTAAGTATTGTACAAATATTTTTGAGACAGagttttttataaatcaaaatatcatGGCTGCAAACAATATTTTTCAAGGAAACAAGTTTATATCATAGACACGGGTGCGGAAATCATGTTTGTCATGATAAACATATCATGATTgatttaaaatctttaattcataaaattattttaaacttaccTGATGGGACACATGTTTTTGTCAAATTCACAGGAAAAGTGAAATTGACAAAAATAACTTACTCTTGAAAACGTTTTTTTATTCCAAATTTTGCATATAACTTATTATCGATTTCAAAACTActtcaacaaaataataaatcgGGTAATCCTTCAGACATAGTAAACTGATCCTATGTCTGAAGAGTCTATTTGTTGTTCTACAATTGTACTGATTTCTTACCTAATAAATTGGGTAATCCTTCAGgcataataataaagaaaattgtcCATCTATTTCTTTAAATTCACAGCCTTGTGATGCATgtatgaaatcaaagatgcacagattaatatttcaaaatagtGTCACGTCAAGcaaaaattgttttgatttgattCATGCTGATGTATGGGTCCTTACAAAGAGGATTCATACATTGGTTATGATTACATGCTCACtttagttgatgattttagTAAGTGTATATGGACTTTTATGCTGAAAAATAAAACTCATGTATATAACAATCTGAAATCTTTTTGTCGGATAATAAAAACACAATATACAaaggaaattaaaatttttagaaCAGATAATCGTTCAGAATTTGTAAATTCAAATTGtgacaatttatttaaattcatagAAATTCTTCATAAAAAAACGTTGTGTTTATACACCACAACAAAATGGGGTGGTTGAAAGAAAATATAGACATCTTTTGAATGTGGCAAGAGCCTTAATGTTTCAAGCATAGTTGTCACTTAAATTTTAGAGTTTTtctatgagaaatgattgagaaaTGAAATTTGgttgagagaatttgagagggaatgacgtggcgcaATCTAATTTgctgaaaaattaataaattttctttctcttctctctctcttcatcatttataatttttttagtcagtgatgtagtgacacatcatttcctCCCTCATTCTTTCTCCCAAATTTTCTCCCTTATTGCCcctctttttctattttaattaccACTCATTTGATCAACCGATTATCATCACAAAATATCAACTGTAAAACTCCTTTTGAGAttctaaaacaaacaaaaccaaactatgagaatttaaaaatatctggTTGTTTATGTTAAGTTTCAAATAATCGACCAAACAAAACTAAGTTTGACCCGAGAGTAATCAAATACATATTCTTTGGTTATCTTAATGAACAAaagacttttaaaatatatgatattgaGAATGACAAAGTTATCATTTCTAGGGATGTCATATTCTTTGAacaaatttttctttattaaatggaaaatgaagaaatttcAGATCTTcataatccaaaattatttgatataggaaaataattattttctgtaGAAACTATAATTGATGAACCAATTGAAGATAAAAAGTGTGATATTTTActtgataaagaaaatataataagcaCCCTTTATCACAACTtgaatctaaaaaattatcagAATGTTCCGAActaataaattcaaaacaaCAACATGACAATTCCAAATTTGAAGAAAGTCAGGAATCTATagaaactcaaataaaaaatgtttcagATGAGCATGAAACAGTTCAAATCGAAGATGAAAACAAATATCATATTCAAATTAGAAGGAGTGATAGAATTAGGGAGAAACCTTTATGGAGTAAGGATTACATAATGAGTAGTTCTAAATCACATTATGTACCACAAACCTTTCCTTTTGTTTCAAATATTCTTGATACAAAAGAAAGAAGTTATCtctttaatattattgaaatcAATGACTAGCGAACATTTAAAAAAGCTTGTTGTTATCCTAGTTGGAAAGAGGCAATGAATTTAGAACTTGAAGCTTTGAAACATAATAGAACTTGGGTTATTGTTGACCTACCAAAAGGAGCAAAAACAATTTGATCCAAATGAATTtacaaaaccaaatttaaacaatatggGACAGTTGATAAACTCAAGGTAAGACTTATTGCTAAGTGTTATCATTAAAGAGAAAGTATTGATTTCTTTGAAAGTTTTGCTCTTGTGGTAAAATCAGTCATTACTAGAATTATTCTAGCTCTTGTTGATGTTAATTGTTGGCATCTACACCAAATAGATGTCAACAATGCTTTTTTGcatggtttttttttattaaagaatacATATATGCAGCCACTAGATGTCTTAGAATTGAATGAACTAGAAAAAGtttgtaaaattattaaaagtttgtatggtctaaaacaagctttTTAGACATGGAAATGATAAATTCACAATTAGACTTGTTGATTTTGGTTTCAAACAGTCTGCTAATAATTACtgtctttttattttacaatcaGGGCATTCattactatttaaattatatatcgaTGATATTCTCATATGTGGAAATAGCCTTGATCAAATCAAAAGAGTGAAAtcttttattgataaaataaattcaattaaagaTCTTGATAAAGCTAAATATTTCTTAGGATtagaaattagaaaaagtaaaaTGGGAGTGTATGTTCATCAAAGAAAATATACTCTTGATATATTGAGAGAAACGGTGATAATTGGGGcaaaactaaaagaaaatacaaatgTCCAAGGAGATTAAACTAGAAGAAGAGGGTTATATAGAAGGCTTGTAGgcagattgatttattttaatttcacaaGACCTGACATTTCTTTTAGTTTTCAACAGGTATCACAATATATGAATGAGCCTAATCTGCATCAATGGGAGACTACTCTAAGGGTAGTGAACTATCTAAAAGGAACACCTTCTTTGAGACTCTTTTATCGTtgtaaaaataacaaaataattgagTGTTTTCAGATGCAGACTAGGCTAATTGTTCTAACAGTATGAGATCTTGACTAATTTTTGATTAAGATGGGAAGCTCTCTGATTTTGTGGAAGACAAAAAAGCAAAGTACATCCTCTAGATCGAGTGCAGAAACAGAATACAGATGTTTGGCTTCTTCAGTTTGTGAACTAAAATGGATCTCCTATATATTGAAAGATTTGAAAGAAGAGCTACTACTACCAATTGATTTATGGTGTGACAACCAATCTGCCATCcatatttcaaaaaatccagtttttcattggttgaattttttttaaatactttttcatattttgggaAGCTTGAACAACGAGCCCTCACATTCGTTGCTTAAGAAcctagacaaaaaaaaattataattgaagttatcctaataaattattttttgagttaaaatatttgtaataccGAAAATAGTTCATTAGATAGGAATATAAGTTCATTTTGATTTGGGTTTGCTCATTCTTTTAACTTAGTCATTTagtacattaatattatttcatagtttaattgataatttatttttctctagcTTGAATGAGCGTTGATAATTgaagttattttgaaattaaataaaatacattttaaagcttcttttatagttaatcattatggtattaaaaaagaagtttgattgttgataattaaaatattgattatataaacattaagtgtttataaaaatttaatatatatttgagaattttaaattaatattaaatataatgctattgtttcaatattaaccaatttatctataaaaaaaaaaatcgttattTAAATTGTTTCTAAATCCTAAAAGTaacaactaaatattaaaacatgGCAAAAAGTTAACACCTACCAAACATTTACAACTTTCACCTCGTAATTGTCTAGCTGATAGCAACGATTAATATTTACCGCACCAGAACTTTTAGCGTTGTTTTAACTTGGATGATCTCTTAACCGCGTTTTATTTGTTGAGCCAATTTCTGATAATAAGATGTGGCCACTACAATTGTTTCAAACATTTAGGTATAATAATAGGAGGGAACATGGGTAGATCGATTCATTCTAATTCCAAATGTATGTCATGTGAACAAACAATATGAAGTGTTTCTTGCCCTCTCTTCAAGTAAAACCCTAATCGGTTCTTCTCCAATCCATGCAATAATTGGAAAACATGGCAGcacaaaatcaatcaaaatgatTACGTAAGTCACTGTTTAATGCAATTGATAGTGGTGTTGGTCaccttaaaattataatatatgattattaaagGTTTAATTAGGAAAAAAGTGATGCAATCAAAATGGAATTAGGAAAATTAAGGCTAGCATGCAtgcaatatatattaattaatccgGGATCAGAACAAGttaacaacaacaataataataagacATTTTAATACAAGCACACAAATATCCTTAAGCCATTGTTTCATGTGGGCTGCGGGCTCCAATTTTTTCAGAACCTATCATTTATCATAAGTTCCATTCTAAAGCTCTTAAATCATTCCTTAATGGTGTCCCCCTATTCCAccgccgcctcctccaccaccgcCACCGCCAAATCCTCCACCGCCGCCAAATCCACCTCCACTTCCACCTCCTATACCGACTCCTATTCCACCGCCTTTCCCAAAACCACCTCCAAATCCACCACCTTTCCCAAAACCACCTCCAAATCCACCACCTTTCCCAAAACCACCTCCAAATCCTCCCCCTTTGCCAAAGCCTCCTCCACCGCCTATTATGCCACCTCCACCGCCTATTATGCCACCTCCACCGCCTATTATGCCACCTCCAGAACCCCCACCTATTCCTCCTCCAACACCACCGCCCTTTCCGAATCCACCGCCAACACCACCGCCCTTTCCGAATCCACCGCCAACACCACCGCCCTTTCCGATTCCACCGCCAAGACCACCACCACTACCACCTCCTATACCTCCACCCTTTCCGAATCCACCGCCAATACCACCACCCTTTCCAATTCCACCGCCAACACCACCACCCTTTCCGTATCCTCCACCAAGACCACCACCATTACCACCTCCAATGCCTCCACCCTTTCCGTATCCTCCACCAGCACCACCACCGCTGCCACCTCCTATGCCTCCACCCTTTCCGATTCCACCGCCAACA is part of the Impatiens glandulifera chromosome 1, dImpGla2.1, whole genome shotgun sequence genome and encodes:
- the LOC124915264 gene encoding glycine-rich cell wall structural protein, which translates into the protein MKGGSIFAVGILSLLCFHVFVSSYVDARDIARELRDDEEKNLGGGFGGGQGGGFGGGYGGGGGFGGGGGFGGGGGIGGGFGKGGGVGGGFGKGGGIGGGFGKGGGVGGGFGKGGGVGGGFGKGGGIGGGFGKGGGVGGGFGKGGGIGGGSGGGAGGGFGKGGGIGGGSGGGAGGGYGKGGGVGGGYGKGGGVGGGYGKGGGVGGGIGKGGGIGGGSGGGAGGGYGKGGGIGGGNGGGLGGGYGKGGGVGGGIGKGGGIGGGFGKGGGIGGGSGGGLGGGIGKGGGVGGGFGKGGGVGGGFGKGGGVGGGIGGGSGGGIIGGGGGIIGGGGGIIGGGGGFGKGGGFGGGFGKGGGFGGGFGKGGGFGGGFGKGGGIGVGIGGGSGGGFGGGGGFGGGGGGGGGGGIGGHH